One region of Mycolicibacterium rhodesiae NBB3 genomic DNA includes:
- a CDS encoding alpha/beta fold hydrolase, whose product MTAAFDSTLAHNAFEAVRPAWTPGDHCVERTVTTSDGVALAVRDYGSDRADAPTVVLLHGLCLSQESWEPQVCQMRRRWGNRIRIISYDHRGHGRSADAPMSTYRIEQLAADLSEVLTALRVTGPLTLAGHSMGGMTALAYFARPASHRPVEPQGLVLVGTAAGGVAERGVSRLLATPATVAVFGLVDRMPRRATENVVSAWLRPVGAALSRCAGNAAVALAADAVRTASLTTATGFLPSLKSYNAYGVLASIAAKTIIVSGGTDVLTPASHSRDMAAAIPDAIHLHHPAAGHMLLQDASDCVGNAIARAMDMFGRSGRAARAGLSRSCAGHLAVIVS is encoded by the coding sequence ATGACCGCCGCGTTCGATTCAACATTGGCGCACAACGCATTTGAGGCAGTGCGACCCGCGTGGACACCCGGTGATCACTGCGTCGAGCGCACGGTCACAACGAGTGACGGTGTGGCGCTTGCGGTTCGCGACTACGGCTCCGACCGTGCTGATGCCCCCACTGTCGTTCTGCTGCACGGTCTTTGCCTCTCCCAAGAGAGTTGGGAACCGCAGGTCTGCCAAATGCGGCGTCGGTGGGGCAACAGGATTCGCATCATCTCCTACGATCACCGCGGTCACGGGCGGTCGGCCGATGCTCCGATGTCGACGTACCGGATCGAGCAATTGGCCGCCGACCTCTCAGAGGTGCTCACCGCACTGCGCGTCACGGGTCCGCTGACCCTGGCAGGTCACTCGATGGGCGGCATGACGGCGCTGGCATACTTCGCACGCCCCGCCTCACATCGTCCCGTGGAGCCACAGGGTCTCGTGCTGGTGGGAACTGCGGCAGGCGGCGTTGCCGAGCGCGGTGTCTCCCGCCTCCTGGCCACACCCGCGACGGTGGCGGTGTTCGGACTCGTCGACCGCATGCCGCGACGCGCGACGGAGAACGTGGTGAGCGCGTGGTTGCGGCCCGTGGGCGCCGCGCTGAGCAGATGTGCCGGCAACGCCGCTGTGGCGTTGGCAGCCGATGCCGTCCGCACCGCTTCGTTGACCACGGCGACGGGATTCCTGCCCAGCCTCAAGAGCTACAACGCGTACGGCGTGCTCGCGTCCATCGCTGCCAAGACGATCATCGTCAGCGGCGGAACCGATGTGCTGACGCCCGCATCCCACTCGCGCGACATGGCCGCGGCGATCCCGGACGCCATTCATCTGCACCACCCCGCAGCCGGTCACATGTTGCTTCAAGACGCGTCGGATTGCGTCGGCAATGCGATCGCACGGGCCATGGACATGTTCGGTCGATCCGGCCGCGCGGCCAGGGCAGGGCTATCCCGCTCCTGCGCTGGACATCTCGCCGTCATCGTCTCCTGA
- a CDS encoding YihY/virulence factor BrkB family protein, producing MVGWIDRLQQRHRSLGFAIAVLYKYVDDQGGYLAALITYYAFVSLFPLLLLMTTALGVLLAGDPELQRQVVDSTMGQIPAIGSQLQRPEELSGGAVAVVVGIAGALYGGLGVGQALQNAMDSVWAVPRNNRPDPIRSRVRSLLLLFILGSAAITATALSAAGRATETLGLVGKVGLAVAAIAINAVIGLVAFRTMTARHVTYRQVLPGALGAAVIWQLLQWFGTGYVAHVVTTASATNSIFALVLGLLAFLYLISVSLVVCAEVNAVRVDRLHPRSLLTPFTDDVELTSADRKTYTRRAKAERVKGFQRVSVHFDGPRTTAEAKADVVESDDAR from the coding sequence ATGGTGGGTTGGATCGACCGCTTGCAGCAGCGCCACCGCAGCCTGGGCTTCGCGATCGCCGTGCTCTACAAATATGTCGACGACCAGGGTGGTTATCTGGCCGCCCTGATCACCTATTACGCGTTCGTTTCGCTGTTTCCGCTGCTGTTGTTGATGACCACCGCTCTCGGCGTGCTGCTCGCCGGCGACCCTGAGCTGCAACGGCAGGTGGTGGACTCCACGATGGGCCAGATCCCGGCAATCGGCAGCCAACTGCAGCGGCCCGAAGAACTCAGCGGCGGTGCGGTGGCCGTCGTCGTCGGCATCGCGGGCGCTCTATACGGCGGGCTGGGCGTCGGACAAGCGCTACAGAACGCGATGGACAGCGTGTGGGCAGTCCCCCGGAACAACCGACCCGACCCGATCCGCTCCCGCGTACGCAGCCTGCTACTGCTCTTCATCCTCGGTTCGGCTGCCATCACCGCGACCGCGCTGTCGGCGGCAGGACGCGCCACCGAGACGCTCGGATTGGTGGGCAAGGTGGGCCTGGCCGTCGCGGCGATCGCGATCAACGCGGTCATCGGTTTAGTGGCGTTCCGCACCATGACCGCTCGCCACGTCACCTACCGACAAGTGCTGCCGGGCGCACTGGGCGCGGCGGTGATCTGGCAGCTTCTGCAATGGTTCGGTACCGGCTACGTCGCACACGTCGTGACGACGGCCAGCGCCACGAACAGCATCTTCGCGTTGGTGCTGGGGTTGTTGGCGTTCCTGTATCTCATCTCGGTCAGTCTGGTGGTGTGCGCGGAGGTCAATGCCGTGCGCGTGGACCGACTTCATCCGCGATCACTTCTCACTCCGTTCACCGACGACGTCGAGCTCACGTCAGCGGATCGCAAGACGTACACCCGAAGAGCCAAAGCCGAACGAGTCAAGGGCTTTCAACGCGTGAGCGTGCACTTCGACGGCCCGCGGACGACAGCCGAGGCGAAGGCCGACGTTGTCGAATCCGACGACGCGCGGTGA
- a CDS encoding amidohydrolase family protein — protein sequence MHKDDLILISVDDHIAEPADMFEAHVPAAYREFAPRVVLEDDGTQQWYYGDLRGRNMGLNAVAGKPREMYNIDASSYDEMRPGCFNVDERIRDMNAGGQLAGLNFPNWTGFSGQVLNQGPDRDINLVMIKAYNDWHVDEWCGAYPGRFIPCGILPLFDVEEAAKEVKRLADKGCHAVTFSENPEALDMPSIHTKHWYPLFEAACENKTVLCTHVGSSSRAPMFSVDAPPSVNMTGSSMMSMYTLTELIWAEFYSDFPDLKFSLTEGDVGWIPYFLWRAEHVLNRHSGWTEPKFPKGYSGPTDVFKRHLYTCFISDKVGVQNMDWFNEDMLCWESDFPHSDSNWPFAPEDVIETMGHLDDRVINKITHENAMAAYSFDPFQHIPPEHARAGHLRSQATDVDVVTHVGRRASQRDRDAWARMTAFGQARTAEAAGIAQRATTLGR from the coding sequence GTGCACAAAGACGATCTGATCCTCATCAGCGTCGACGATCACATCGCCGAACCTGCGGACATGTTCGAGGCACACGTCCCCGCCGCATACCGGGAATTCGCCCCTCGCGTGGTCTTGGAGGACGACGGCACGCAGCAGTGGTACTACGGCGATCTGCGCGGCCGGAACATGGGTCTGAATGCGGTGGCAGGCAAGCCTCGCGAGATGTACAACATCGATGCCAGCAGTTATGACGAGATGCGGCCCGGATGTTTCAACGTCGACGAACGCATCCGCGACATGAACGCCGGCGGTCAGCTCGCCGGGCTCAACTTCCCCAACTGGACCGGGTTCTCGGGTCAAGTGCTCAACCAGGGACCCGACCGTGACATCAACCTGGTGATGATCAAGGCGTACAACGACTGGCACGTCGATGAATGGTGCGGCGCGTATCCCGGCCGGTTCATCCCGTGCGGCATCCTGCCGCTCTTCGATGTCGAGGAAGCGGCCAAGGAAGTCAAACGTCTGGCCGACAAGGGTTGTCACGCAGTGACGTTCTCGGAGAACCCCGAGGCGCTCGACATGCCGAGCATTCACACCAAGCACTGGTACCCGCTGTTCGAGGCGGCGTGTGAGAACAAAACGGTGTTGTGCACCCACGTGGGGTCGTCTTCGCGGGCACCGATGTTCTCGGTGGATGCGCCTCCGAGTGTGAACATGACGGGCTCGTCGATGATGAGCATGTACACCCTCACCGAGCTGATCTGGGCGGAGTTCTACAGCGATTTCCCCGACTTGAAGTTCTCTCTCACCGAGGGCGATGTCGGCTGGATCCCGTACTTCCTGTGGCGCGCCGAGCATGTACTGAACCGGCACTCCGGATGGACCGAACCCAAGTTCCCGAAGGGCTACAGCGGGCCGACCGACGTCTTCAAGAGGCATCTGTACACATGCTTCATCAGCGACAAGGTCGGCGTGCAGAACATGGACTGGTTCAACGAGGACATGCTGTGCTGGGAGTCGGACTTCCCGCATTCGGACAGCAACTGGCCCTTCGCACCCGAGGACGTCATCGAGACCATGGGCCATCTCGACGACCGGGTGATCAACAAGATCACACACGAGAATGCCATGGCGGCATACTCATTCGATCCGTTCCAGCACATACCCCCCGAGCACGCACGAGCGGGCCATCTGCGTTCTCAGGCGACCGATGTCGATGTCGTCACCCACGTGGGACGCAGGGCAAGCCAACGCGACCGCGACGCGTGGGCACGTATGACGGCGTTCGGACAGGCCAGGACGGCCGAGGCTGCGGGAATCGCCCAACGTGCAACGACGTTGGGCCGCTAG
- a CDS encoding CaiB/BaiF CoA-transferase family protein, with protein sequence MRAEHLPFDGLRVVELSSGIAPGYCGKMFVDAGATVVKVESAEGDPMRSWRARADSRPGALFSFLAAGKKSVAHGESNAEVMSLLAGADVVITGRDGRWDPSEIAAAVPTSAVVVVISPFGDSGPYVDIGLSANEFLLQAMCGSIGGRGWPESEPVQAGGRLGEWFAGSFAAVAAAASVRRARRTGAGETIDLSVYEAMAIAMGSLGAVSASVLGGDAFGTRSLELPSIVPTADGLVGFCTITAQQFQDFLVLIERADLLDDEELATMPGRIARREEFLTMVHDWAADKTTAEIVDSAAAFRIPVSPIATPTTITSIDHYAVRGVFVEAADGARAPRVPYRSPSIPVRPPGAAPAIGADNGRVHWPAAVAAEPAQSPPRLPLAGVRIVDLTAFWAGPMATQVLAALGADVIKVEGVRRPDGMRFAGGRPPSWDRWWEWGPVFQCSNTNKRGITLELSTARGRETALDLIARSDIVIENFSPRVLANFDLEWDVVHSVAPQVTMMRMPAFGLDGPWRDRVGFAQTMEQASGMAWMTGSSEGAPIIPRGLCDPLAGLHASFAAIAALEIRDRTGAGIHVESTMVEAALNVAAEPVLEYTRNGVELRREGNRGPGASPQGVYRCKGDDQWVALAVFDERTWLALAEVIGHSELAVDDTLCDEWARRGRADEIDKLIEGWTSQENPEDVVATLRAHRIPAASVVGAADLLEDEHLTARGFWETVEHPVIGTFKTTGMPFTYAGGQRKWVTTPAPLYGQHTDEVLRDVLGCTPADIASLEEVGAVARRPAGL encoded by the coding sequence GTGAGAGCTGAGCATCTCCCTTTCGATGGTCTGCGGGTGGTCGAACTGTCGTCGGGAATCGCGCCCGGTTACTGCGGGAAGATGTTCGTCGACGCGGGTGCCACTGTTGTCAAAGTCGAGTCGGCCGAGGGCGATCCGATGCGATCGTGGCGCGCGCGGGCAGACTCCCGACCGGGCGCATTGTTCAGTTTCCTGGCGGCGGGGAAGAAGTCCGTCGCGCACGGCGAAAGCAATGCTGAGGTGATGAGCCTGCTCGCCGGTGCTGACGTCGTGATCACCGGGCGCGACGGCAGGTGGGATCCGTCCGAGATCGCGGCGGCGGTGCCCACGTCGGCGGTGGTGGTGGTCATCAGTCCGTTCGGCGACAGCGGACCGTACGTCGATATCGGCTTATCCGCCAACGAATTCCTGCTGCAGGCGATGTGTGGGTCCATCGGAGGCCGGGGCTGGCCCGAGTCGGAGCCGGTGCAGGCCGGCGGGCGGCTCGGAGAATGGTTCGCGGGTAGCTTCGCCGCGGTCGCTGCAGCCGCCTCGGTGCGACGCGCCCGCCGCACCGGTGCAGGAGAGACCATCGACCTCTCCGTCTACGAGGCCATGGCGATCGCCATGGGCAGCTTGGGCGCGGTGTCCGCCAGCGTCCTCGGCGGGGACGCGTTCGGCACCCGAAGCCTGGAGCTGCCCTCGATAGTCCCCACCGCGGATGGCCTGGTGGGCTTCTGCACGATCACCGCTCAACAATTCCAAGACTTCCTCGTCCTCATCGAACGCGCCGACCTCCTGGACGACGAAGAGCTCGCGACGATGCCGGGGCGTATCGCCCGCCGCGAGGAATTCCTGACCATGGTCCACGATTGGGCGGCTGACAAGACCACAGCAGAAATCGTCGACTCGGCGGCGGCCTTCCGAATACCGGTCTCCCCCATCGCCACTCCCACGACGATCACGTCGATCGACCACTACGCCGTGCGGGGCGTGTTCGTCGAAGCGGCAGACGGTGCCCGTGCGCCACGGGTGCCCTACCGGAGCCCGTCCATACCGGTTCGTCCCCCCGGCGCCGCGCCGGCGATCGGCGCCGACAACGGACGGGTGCACTGGCCGGCCGCAGTCGCCGCCGAGCCTGCGCAGTCGCCACCCCGGCTTCCCCTCGCCGGTGTCCGCATCGTCGACCTCACAGCGTTCTGGGCCGGCCCCATGGCCACGCAGGTGCTGGCCGCGCTGGGTGCCGACGTCATCAAGGTCGAGGGCGTGCGACGGCCCGATGGCATGAGATTCGCCGGTGGCCGCCCGCCCAGCTGGGACCGATGGTGGGAGTGGGGTCCGGTGTTCCAGTGCAGCAACACCAACAAGCGCGGCATCACCCTCGAGCTGAGCACTGCGCGAGGCCGCGAGACGGCGCTCGATCTCATCGCCCGCAGTGACATCGTGATCGAGAACTTCTCCCCTCGAGTCCTCGCCAACTTCGATCTCGAATGGGACGTGGTGCACAGCGTTGCCCCGCAGGTGACGATGATGCGGATGCCCGCGTTCGGGCTCGACGGGCCGTGGCGGGACCGGGTCGGATTCGCGCAGACCATGGAACAGGCCAGCGGCATGGCGTGGATGACCGGAAGCAGCGAGGGGGCGCCGATCATCCCGCGTGGGTTGTGCGATCCACTCGCCGGTCTGCACGCCTCGTTCGCCGCCATTGCGGCACTGGAGATCCGGGATCGCACCGGTGCCGGGATCCACGTCGAGTCCACCATGGTCGAGGCGGCGTTGAACGTCGCGGCGGAGCCGGTACTCGAATACACCCGCAATGGAGTCGAATTGCGCCGCGAGGGCAATCGCGGACCCGGCGCCAGCCCCCAGGGGGTGTACCGCTGCAAGGGAGACGACCAGTGGGTGGCATTGGCAGTCTTCGACGAAAGGACGTGGTTGGCATTGGCGGAGGTGATCGGCCACTCCGAATTGGCAGTCGACGACACACTGTGCGACGAGTGGGCCAGGCGCGGTCGCGCCGACGAGATCGACAAGCTCATCGAAGGGTGGACATCGCAGGAGAACCCTGAAGACGTCGTCGCGACTCTGCGCGCCCACCGGATTCCAGCCGCCTCCGTCGTCGGCGCCGCTGATCTGCTCGAGGACGAGCACCTCACGGCGCGCGGATTCTGGGAGACGGTCGAACATCCCGTCATCGGCACCTTCAAAACCACGGGCATGCCCTTCACATACGCAGGCGGCCAACGGAAGTGGGTCACCACACCCGCCCCGCTGTACGGCCAACACACCGACGAGGTTCTGCGGGATGTGCTCGGCTGCACGCCTGCCGACATCGCTTCCCTGGAGGAGGTCGGCGCCGTAGCACGCCGACCTGCCGGCCTGTGA
- a CDS encoding alpha/beta fold hydrolase produces the protein MTSRPGPSVESLRLESFGTRHARLLAAARRHGIEPDGMVLPAEGMFTADDGAGIHYLEWPGPADELAMIFLHGGGLHAHTFDVVGNLLRQHARCIALDQRGHGESEWTPGRYGSEHCADDIAAAVDRLGLKRVVVVGHSMGGIGAVEWAARNPPELAGLVIVDVGPELTSSATASINDFITSRPTYAGVEDVESDSLAANLRWGDDGRLGSKYDDSQFHPGATALPMDDEMRALGRRIACPTTILRGERSKVLSDEAAASFAADIDGADWQCISGAGHTIQSSNPRGLADAVLHFLERLR, from the coding sequence GTGACCTCTCGGCCGGGGCCGTCGGTCGAGAGCCTGCGGCTGGAATCCTTCGGAACGCGCCACGCTCGGCTGCTGGCCGCTGCGCGGCGGCACGGCATCGAACCCGACGGCATGGTGCTGCCGGCCGAGGGCATGTTCACGGCCGACGACGGTGCCGGCATTCACTACCTCGAATGGCCGGGTCCCGCAGACGAACTCGCGATGATCTTCCTCCACGGCGGAGGTTTACATGCGCATACCTTCGATGTCGTCGGCAATCTTCTCCGACAGCACGCCCGGTGCATCGCCCTGGACCAGCGTGGGCACGGCGAAAGCGAGTGGACACCGGGCCGCTACGGCTCCGAGCACTGTGCCGACGACATCGCCGCGGCGGTGGATCGGCTCGGCTTGAAGCGTGTCGTCGTCGTGGGTCATTCGATGGGCGGGATCGGCGCTGTGGAGTGGGCGGCCCGGAACCCACCCGAGTTGGCGGGACTGGTGATCGTTGACGTCGGCCCCGAACTGACCAGTTCGGCGACCGCGTCGATCAACGATTTCATCACGTCGCGGCCGACCTATGCCGGTGTCGAAGACGTCGAGAGCGACAGTCTGGCTGCCAACCTGCGCTGGGGCGATGACGGGCGGCTGGGGTCCAAGTACGACGACTCCCAGTTCCACCCCGGCGCAACGGCATTGCCCATGGACGACGAGATGCGGGCACTAGGTCGGCGTATCGCCTGCCCGACGACGATTCTGCGCGGCGAACGAAGCAAGGTGCTTTCCGACGAGGCGGCGGCATCGTTCGCCGCCGACATCGACGGCGCAGACTGGCAATGCATCTCCGGCGCCGGTCACACGATTCAGTCCAGCAATCCACGGGGACTGGCCGACGCGGTGCTCCACTTCTTGGAGCGGCT